Proteins from a single region of bacterium:
- a CDS encoding ABC transporter permease subunit, producing the protein MSVIWSIAKATFKESMQKKIMWVFFGIALLIIGLSFIFSYFSPSEELVLIKSIGLGIIYLFGVLIALIITAGLIPTEIERRTLHTVLSKPIERWQFVVGKFIGVALVLFMNMMLMAIALLIVVMSKGSARAEGFFKALVTNSRILEATLLLFFYLLILSAFAILFSIFSTTNISITLSAFVFVIGSLSDYVADIIKLSHNPLTSVVLKALHLIVPNFGNASIYNSVIHGYIPAGEAYYVLMAIAYSLAYCLVLMLLSTWIFAGKEV; encoded by the coding sequence ATGTCGGTTATTTGGAGTATAGCAAAAGCTACTTTCAAGGAATCAATGCAGAAGAAGATAATGTGGGTCTTCTTTGGCATCGCTCTTTTGATAATTGGTTTATCCTTTATCTTCTCCTATTTTTCCCCATCTGAAGAGTTGGTTCTCATAAAGTCAATCGGACTTGGAATCATTTATCTCTTTGGTGTTCTCATAGCTCTCATCATAACCGCAGGATTAATTCCCACGGAGATAGAGAGAAGGACTCTGCACACAGTTCTTTCCAAGCCGATTGAGAGATGGCAGTTTGTGGTTGGGAAATTTATTGGAGTTGCTCTTGTCCTTTTTATGAATATGATGCTGATGGCGATAGCTCTATTGATTGTGGTCATGAGCAAGGGGAGCGCGAGAGCGGAGGGATTCTTTAAAGCCCTCGTAACCAACTCAAGGATATTGGAGGCGACCCTCTTGCTTTTCTTCTACTTGCTCATCCTCTCCGCGTTCGCGATTCTTTTCTCTATCTTCTCAACTACGAACATCAGCATCACCCTTTCCGCATTCGTTTTCGTCATAGGTTCCCTATCAGATTATGTAGCGGATATAATAAAGCTCAGCCATAATCCCCTCACTAGCGTCGTCCTGAAAGCTCTCCATCTAATCGTTCCCAACTTTGGAAACGCCAGCATATACAACTCCGTCATACACGGCTACATCCCCGCAGGAGAAGCCTACTATGTTTTGATGGCTATAGCTTATTCCCTTGCCTATTGCCTCGTCCTTATGCTCCTTTCCACTTGGATTTTCGCTGGAAAAGAGGTTTAA
- a CDS encoding ABC transporter ATP-binding protein, with protein sequence MEAVKTEGLTKHFYDPLRRQEVTAVDHLDLVVERGEIFGFLGPNGAGKTTTIKMLLGLIFPTSGRAWVLGNPIGDKKTREKISYMPENPYFYDFMTGEDLLFFYGSLFGLKGKALRDKVDELLELVGLSEHRKKELRGYSRGMLQRIGIAQALLNDPELLILDEPTSGLDPIAHKEVRELFIRLKEKEKTILLCSHQLSDVEMVCDRVGIMNKGKLVKLGRLEELLRVGEMEITVEGLEPQKVEQIEKVASRVYKKDNDYLLYADGDEKAQEIIDFVRNNGGKVLSVVPLRRSLEELFVEIVKEAG encoded by the coding sequence TTGGAAGCAGTAAAGACAGAAGGTTTGACGAAGCACTTTTATGACCCCTTGCGGCGTCAAGAGGTCACCGCAGTTGATCACCTTGATTTAGTAGTGGAGAGGGGAGAGATATTTGGATTTCTCGGACCGAATGGAGCGGGGAAAACCACAACTATCAAGATGCTTTTAGGGCTTATTTTCCCGACCTCTGGACGGGCGTGGGTTTTAGGCAATCCCATAGGGGATAAGAAAACAAGGGAGAAAATAAGTTATATGCCGGAGAACCCCTATTTCTATGATTTTATGACGGGTGAGGATTTGCTGTTTTTTTATGGTAGCCTTTTCGGGTTGAAAGGAAAAGCTTTAAGGGATAAGGTGGATGAACTTTTGGAGCTTGTTGGGTTAAGTGAGCATAGGAAGAAGGAATTAAGGGGATATTCAAGGGGCATGTTGCAGAGGATAGGAATAGCGCAAGCTCTGCTTAACGACCCTGAGCTTTTGATATTGGACGAGCCGACCTCTGGGCTAGACCCGATAGCTCACAAGGAAGTGAGGGAGCTTTTCATCCGTTTAAAGGAAAAGGAGAAAACAATCCTGCTATGCTCTCACCAGCTTTCCGATGTTGAGATGGTGTGCGATAGGGTGGGGATAATGAATAAAGGGAAACTTGTGAAATTAGGTAGATTGGAGGAGCTTTTGAGGGTAGGGGAGATGGAGATAACTGTTGAAGGATTGGAACCTCAAAAGGTTGAGCAGATAGAGAAGGTAGCATCAAGGGTTTACAAGAAGGACAATGATTACCTTCTATACGCTGATGGAGACGAGAAGGCGCAGGAGATAATAGATTTTGTGCGCAATAATGGAGGCAAGGTCCTTTCCGTAGTGCCGTTAAGGCGCTCCTTGGAGGAACTATTTGTGGAAATAGTAAAGGAGGCGGGCTAA
- a CDS encoding pyridoxal phosphate-dependent aminotransferase, whose translation MQISPKARAIAPSPTLSLTAKVKELRKKGMRIISFTAGEPDFDTPSPVKEAAKKALDEGFTKYTPTTGIEELKEMIVKKLKEDNGLDYDKKEVIVSPGAKFVIFNALFALLDEGDEVLLPSPYWVSYPEQIRMAGGKPVILETKEENGFKMRVEELERAKTNRTRVLILNSPSNPTGAVYEKDELSQIAKWCIENDVFVISDEIYEKLVYDTEHISIATFPGMKERTLVVNGMSKTYSMTGWRIGYGAGPKELIEAMGRIQDHTTSNPTSFAQIGALKALDLVEEVEEMVSAFKRRREILLEEISKIPNVSCMPPKGAFYAFPNVSYYMEKMGASSTDELASYLLEKVGVAVVPGEGFGASGYVRLSFAVSEEDIKEGLAKIKDAFLSI comes from the coding sequence TTGCAAATCTCCCCTAAGGCAAGAGCTATCGCTCCATCTCCTACACTTTCCCTCACCGCCAAGGTGAAGGAATTGAGAAAAAAGGGAATGAGAATCATAAGCTTCACCGCCGGCGAACCGGATTTCGATACTCCATCGCCAGTAAAAGAAGCAGCTAAAAAGGCTCTTGATGAGGGATTCACGAAATATACGCCAACAACGGGAATAGAGGAGCTAAAGGAAATGATAGTCAAGAAGCTGAAGGAAGACAACGGACTGGATTACGATAAAAAGGAGGTCATCGTTTCTCCTGGGGCAAAGTTCGTCATTTTCAACGCCCTTTTCGCCCTTTTAGATGAAGGTGATGAGGTCTTGCTTCCTTCCCCTTATTGGGTTTCCTATCCCGAACAAATAAGAATGGCGGGAGGTAAACCCGTTATTCTGGAAACTAAAGAGGAAAATGGCTTCAAAATGCGTGTAGAAGAACTTGAGAGGGCAAAGACCAATAGAACTCGTGTCCTAATTCTCAACTCTCCCTCCAATCCCACAGGAGCAGTTTATGAAAAAGATGAACTATCGCAAATAGCGAAATGGTGTATAGAAAACGATGTTTTCGTGATATCGGATGAGATATATGAGAAATTGGTTTACGATACCGAGCATATAAGCATAGCCACATTTCCTGGTATGAAAGAGAGGACCCTTGTCGTTAATGGGATGTCAAAAACCTATTCCATGACTGGCTGGAGGATAGGATATGGAGCTGGACCGAAAGAGCTAATTGAAGCTATGGGTAGAATCCAAGACCACACGACTTCAAATCCGACCTCCTTTGCCCAGATAGGAGCACTCAAGGCTTTGGATTTGGTGGAAGAAGTGGAGGAAATGGTGTCTGCGTTTAAGAGGAGGAGGGAGATTCTCCTGGAAGAAATAAGCAAAATTCCCAATGTTTCATGCATGCCACCCAAGGGCGCCTTTTACGCGTTCCCAAATGTTTCCTATTATATGGAAAAGATGGGAGCAAGCTCAACAGATGAATTAGCCTCGTATCTATTGGAAAAAGTTGGCGTGGCTGTCGTTCCAGGAGAAGGTTTTGGAGCGAGTGGTTATGTGAGGCTCTCCTTCGCCGTCTCGGAAGAGGATATTAAGGAAGGATTGGCAAAAATCAAAGACGCCTTCCTTTCAATATGA
- the aksA gene encoding homoaconitate hydratase (in Methanococcus jannaschii this protein catalyzes the condensation of alpha-ketoglutarate and acetyl-CoA to form trans-homoaconitate; functions in alphaketosuberate synthesis which is a precursor in coenzyme B and biotin synthesis), translated as MAQLSERVKINDCTLREGEQTYGVVFSNREKIRIARYLDEIGVDMIEVGFPDEPGYEREYIKELVEEKRKGRIKALLMGWHRPIVDEIKSSVELGLDAVAISISTSDIMIETKLRKSREWVIDVTTKAIEFAKSQGFYVSCNAEDASRTDEEFLLQFVRSARDAGADRIRFCDTLGCLHPFRTKELIAMIMNEGIDVEMHCHNDLGMATANTLAGVKAAEDFPERNIWLGVTINGLGERAGNAPLEEVIMALKIAFGMELGFRTSLLKEACEYVALASGRYIPPWKPIVGENLFRHASGIHADGVIKNPRNYEIILPGETGEFERKIGISKHSGIAAVKYKYSLLGIHLSDEEARALLTILRKETVQLKRMPLDKELIEIYEEFKEGKLK; from the coding sequence TTGGCTCAATTGTCAGAGAGGGTTAAGATAAACGATTGCACACTGAGAGAAGGAGAACAAACATATGGTGTCGTCTTCTCAAACAGGGAGAAGATACGAATTGCCCGCTACCTTGACGAAATCGGGGTAGATATGATAGAGGTAGGTTTCCCCGATGAACCAGGCTACGAGAGAGAATATATAAAGGAATTGGTGGAGGAAAAAAGGAAGGGGAGAATAAAAGCCCTGCTTATGGGATGGCATAGACCTATAGTAGATGAAATAAAGTCTTCCGTTGAACTTGGACTTGATGCAGTGGCTATTTCTATCTCAACATCTGACATTATGATTGAAACGAAATTGAGGAAATCCCGCGAGTGGGTTATAGATGTAACAACGAAGGCAATTGAGTTTGCTAAAAGTCAGGGGTTTTATGTTTCCTGCAACGCTGAGGATGCCTCCCGCACGGACGAGGAATTCCTTCTTCAATTCGTCCGCTCAGCGAGAGACGCTGGCGCTGATAGAATAAGATTCTGCGATACTTTGGGCTGCCTACATCCCTTCAGGACAAAAGAACTCATTGCTATGATTATGAACGAGGGGATAGATGTGGAAATGCATTGCCACAACGATTTAGGGATGGCAACCGCTAATACCTTAGCGGGTGTCAAGGCGGCGGAGGATTTCCCCGAGAGAAATATATGGTTGGGCGTAACCATCAACGGTTTGGGAGAACGGGCAGGAAACGCTCCCTTAGAGGAAGTGATAATGGCTCTCAAGATTGCCTTTGGTATGGAATTAGGGTTTAGGACTTCCCTTCTAAAGGAGGCTTGCGAATATGTAGCGCTTGCCTCTGGACGTTATATCCCCCCTTGGAAGCCAATAGTCGGCGAAAACCTCTTCCGCCATGCATCCGGAATTCATGCCGATGGGGTTATTAAGAATCCTCGCAATTACGAGATAATCCTTCCCGGTGAAACCGGCGAGTTTGAAAGAAAGATAGGTATATCCAAGCACTCCGGCATCGCCGCTGTTAAATATAAATATTCCCTATTGGGCATCCATCTATCGGATGAGGAAGCGAGAGCTCTCCTCACAATTCTGAGAAAGGAAACTGTTCAATTGAAGAGAATGCCACTTGATAAGGAACTCATTGAAATCTACGAGGAATTCAAAGAAGGGAAGCTGAAATAG
- a CDS encoding 3-isopropylmalate dehydratase large subunit codes for MGKTITEKILSRKSGRDVSAGDVILAEVDFCFGQDGTSALIIDELNKLGGLHNPQKFAMFIDHNAPPPLASVANIHQKMRNFAKKHNCLLFEPGEGISHQLVPEKGFVLPGELVLGADSHTCTYGALGALSTGVGSTDLAAAAFSGKLWFKVPQTIKIILKGNPPPTTQPKDLVLYLIGQMGADGATYKSVELYGDVIKDIDMDGRFTICNMGVEMGAKFMIIPPDEQTIEWAKQHSSRPFTPVWADEDAIYEEIREFDISSLTPVVAKPHRVDNVVPVEEVEGLEIQEVLIGTCTNGRLSDLRSAAQILKNRKVHQDVRLLIVPASRSILQETIKEGLVEIFLSAGAIVLPPGCGPCVGTHQGIPADGERVLSTANRNFKGRMGNPNAEIYLASPLTCAASAVEGKITDPRKYL; via the coding sequence ATGGGTAAAACTATAACTGAGAAGATACTTTCCCGTAAAAGCGGGCGCGATGTATCAGCTGGCGATGTCATCCTTGCTGAGGTGGATTTCTGCTTCGGTCAAGACGGCACCTCCGCCCTCATCATAGACGAACTAAACAAATTGGGCGGATTGCATAACCCCCAAAAGTTCGCTATGTTCATAGACCACAATGCACCGCCTCCGCTGGCTTCTGTCGCCAATATCCATCAGAAGATGCGGAATTTCGCGAAAAAACATAACTGCCTTCTGTTTGAGCCTGGCGAGGGAATCAGCCATCAATTGGTTCCTGAAAAGGGCTTTGTTCTCCCCGGAGAACTTGTTTTAGGAGCCGATTCCCACACCTGCACCTATGGCGCCCTCGGTGCTCTCTCAACAGGGGTAGGCTCAACAGACCTCGCTGCCGCCGCTTTCAGTGGGAAGCTCTGGTTCAAGGTCCCCCAAACGATTAAAATCATCTTGAAAGGAAATCCTCCACCCACAACCCAACCAAAAGACCTGGTCTTATATCTCATCGGACAGATGGGAGCCGACGGAGCCACCTATAAATCAGTTGAGCTCTATGGGGATGTGATTAAGGATATTGATATGGACGGACGTTTTACTATCTGCAATATGGGAGTGGAAATGGGAGCAAAATTTATGATTATACCACCGGATGAGCAAACGATAGAATGGGCTAAACAACATAGTTCTCGTCCCTTCACACCCGTTTGGGCTGATGAAGACGCAATCTACGAGGAAATAAGGGAATTTGATATTTCCTCGCTTACACCCGTGGTTGCTAAGCCTCATAGAGTTGATAATGTGGTGCCCGTTGAGGAAGTAGAGGGTTTGGAGATTCAAGAAGTTCTCATAGGGACTTGCACCAACGGTCGTCTATCCGACCTCCGCTCCGCAGCACAGATTCTCAAGAACAGGAAAGTTCATCAGGATGTTCGCCTACTAATAGTTCCCGCTTCAAGAAGCATATTGCAGGAAACAATAAAAGAAGGTTTGGTGGAGATTTTCCTTTCCGCTGGCGCGATTGTTTTGCCGCCTGGCTGCGGTCCGTGTGTGGGGACCCATCAAGGTATCCCCGCCGATGGAGAAAGGGTCTTGTCCACTGCGAATAGAAATTTCAAGGGAAGGATGGGAAACCCTAACGCTGAAATATACCTTGCCTCGCCCTTAACCTGCGCCGCCTCCGCGGTAGAGGGAAAAATCACCGACCCTCGTAAATATTTGTAG
- a CDS encoding nicotinate phosphoribosyltransferase: protein MKLFHTATDEEIRNGEVTDVYFARTIEILRAKGIKKRVVMEVKANSLPDGYEWALLVGVEEVARLLEGIPVDVWSMEEGEVFKGGEPVMFLEGEYTQFGHYETPVLGMLCQASGVATKSARCKKAAGDRLILSFGARRMHPSLAPMIDRAAYIGGCDGISVIKSAQMLGLKPSGTMPHSLILIIGEPVKAFLAFDEVMPEDVKRVCLVDTLYDEKQEAIAAAEALGKRLYGVRLDTPESRRGNIKEILKEVRWELDLRGYDYVKIYLSGGVDEREIEETKELVDAFGVGTAISNAPTINFAMDIVEVEGKPFAKRGKLAGKKQVWACKECGNRKITRFDSPSPICCQKEMEPLLKPLLKEGKLVRELCSPEEIRSRVLARLKSMKDC, encoded by the coding sequence ATGAAGCTTTTCCATACCGCAACAGACGAGGAGATAAGGAACGGCGAAGTCACGGATGTATATTTTGCCCGGACAATAGAGATTTTGCGGGCAAAGGGGATAAAAAAGAGGGTTGTGATGGAGGTAAAAGCGAATAGTTTGCCTGATGGATATGAATGGGCGCTTTTGGTGGGAGTGGAAGAGGTAGCTCGTCTTCTGGAGGGCATCCCGGTGGATGTTTGGTCTATGGAGGAAGGGGAAGTATTCAAGGGCGGGGAACCAGTGATGTTCTTAGAAGGTGAATACACGCAATTCGGGCATTACGAGACCCCTGTGTTAGGAATGCTTTGCCAAGCTTCAGGTGTGGCGACGAAGTCCGCGCGTTGCAAGAAAGCGGCTGGCGATAGACTCATACTCAGCTTTGGAGCGAGGAGAATGCATCCTTCTCTTGCCCCTATGATTGATAGGGCGGCATACATCGGTGGTTGCGATGGGATATCAGTGATAAAATCAGCCCAAATGTTGGGGCTAAAACCCTCTGGTACTATGCCTCATAGCCTTATTTTGATAATTGGAGAGCCCGTCAAAGCCTTTCTTGCATTTGATGAGGTTATGCCAGAGGATGTAAAACGAGTATGCTTGGTTGATACACTTTATGATGAGAAGCAGGAAGCGATAGCGGCTGCGGAGGCGCTTGGAAAGAGATTGTATGGGGTTAGATTGGATACACCCGAGTCAAGAAGGGGCAACATAAAGGAAATACTTAAGGAGGTTCGTTGGGAGTTGGATTTAAGGGGGTACGATTATGTTAAGATTTACCTCTCGGGAGGCGTAGACGAGAGGGAGATTGAAGAGACGAAGGAGTTGGTGGATGCCTTTGGAGTGGGGACGGCGATAAGCAATGCTCCCACAATAAACTTCGCTATGGATATAGTTGAGGTGGAGGGAAAGCCATTTGCCAAGAGGGGGAAATTGGCGGGGAAGAAGCAGGTGTGGGCTTGCAAGGAATGCGGAAATAGGAAAATCACAAGGTTTGATAGTCCCTCTCCAATTTGCTGTCAAAAGGAGATGGAACCCCTTCTTAAGCCTCTTTTGAAAGAGGGGAAATTGGTAAGAGAGCTTTGCTCACCTGAGGAGATTCGCTCTCGTGTCCTTGCTCGCTTAAAATCTATGAAAGATTGCTAA
- a CDS encoding cysteine hydrolase, with the protein MAKSALLVIDMLNDFAHPSGVLYASSVRDIIPRVKEKIEKAREANTLVIYICDAHRPDDKEFETFPPHCVEGSWGADVVEELKPKDGDYIVKKRRYSGFYATDLELLLREKGIEELHLTGCLTDICVLFTCADAYYRGFKIFVSEEATAALTPSDHKNALNLMKKAFGVEVEE; encoded by the coding sequence ATGGCTAAAAGCGCTTTGTTGGTTATAGATATGCTAAACGATTTTGCCCATCCCTCGGGCGTGCTTTATGCTTCCTCCGTGCGGGATATCATCCCTCGCGTAAAGGAGAAAATAGAAAAGGCGAGGGAGGCAAATACATTGGTTATCTATATATGCGATGCTCACCGCCCAGACGATAAGGAATTTGAGACTTTCCCGCCCCACTGCGTAGAGGGAAGCTGGGGAGCTGATGTAGTAGAGGAATTGAAACCCAAAGATGGAGATTACATAGTGAAAAAGAGAAGATATTCTGGCTTTTATGCCACTGACTTAGAGCTTTTATTAAGGGAAAAAGGTATAGAGGAACTCCATCTCACAGGTTGTCTCACGGACATCTGTGTGCTTTTTACCTGTGCAGATGCTTATTATCGTGGATTCAAGATATTCGTTTCAGAGGAAGCAACGGCTGCACTAACCCCTTCTGACCACAAAAATGCTCTCAATCTTATGAAGAAGGCTTTCGGAGTGGAGGTGGAAGAATAA
- a CDS encoding potassium channel protein, with protein sequence MDVYERKHLFRSLSLVLFVLLIGTLGYHFIEGWGIGDAFYMTVITITTVGYKEVAPLSGLGRAFTVFLIFSGMGAIFYFATLLIQFTIEGELYGSIRRRRWFRQLMELRNHYIICGFGRVGSHAAEELARAGITFVVIDTSSESISLARSLGYLAIQGDATDEEVLRLAGVERAKGMIACLPSDALNLYAILTARLMNPNLYIVSRVEHEEAEEKFIKIGVNKVVSLHSTAGRHMARLALNPSIEGTMDISIGPNVRILLERIEVFPSSSCIGKTISEIKKVCGKDVEVIGLKKAKDDNVIWNPQPSTKVEANDILIVAGSTEELLKFMQAKG encoded by the coding sequence ATGGATGTATACGAGAGAAAGCATCTCTTTAGAAGCTTATCTTTGGTACTGTTTGTCCTTTTGATAGGTACGCTTGGATATCATTTCATAGAAGGATGGGGTATTGGGGATGCCTTTTATATGACTGTTATAACCATAACAACCGTAGGATATAAGGAAGTTGCTCCTCTATCCGGTTTGGGCAGGGCTTTTACTGTTTTCTTAATATTCAGTGGTATGGGGGCGATATTTTATTTCGCCACTCTCCTTATTCAATTCACGATTGAGGGCGAATTATATGGAAGCATTAGAAGAAGGAGGTGGTTTAGACAATTGATGGAACTCAGAAACCATTACATCATCTGCGGTTTTGGTAGAGTAGGTAGCCACGCGGCGGAGGAATTAGCAAGAGCCGGTATCACCTTCGTCGTCATAGATACCTCCTCAGAATCTATCTCTTTAGCTCGTTCGCTTGGTTACTTGGCGATTCAAGGGGATGCAACCGATGAGGAAGTACTGAGATTGGCGGGAGTAGAGAGAGCAAAAGGAATGATAGCTTGTCTTCCTTCCGACGCTCTTAATCTTTACGCCATCCTCACTGCTCGCTTAATGAATCCAAACCTATACATAGTTTCCCGAGTGGAGCACGAGGAGGCAGAGGAAAAGTTCATCAAAATCGGAGTTAATAAAGTCGTGAGCTTGCACTCAACCGCAGGAAGGCATATGGCACGCCTAGCTCTCAATCCCTCAATAGAGGGAACAATGGATATATCAATCGGCCCAAATGTGAGAATCCTCCTTGAGAGAATAGAAGTCTTCCCTTCGTCATCATGTATAGGAAAGACAATTAGCGAAATTAAAAAGGTCTGTGGGAAAGATGTTGAGGTGATAGGTTTGAAGAAGGCAAAAGATGACAATGTCATTTGGAATCCACAACCTTCCACAAAAGTTGAGGCAAACGACATCCTCATAGTTGCAGGTTCAACTGAAGAATTGTTAAAATTTATGCAGGCGAAAGGTTAA
- a CDS encoding SLBB domain-containing protein: MKKLILSILLFLVLGGAFAVEPYRISPSDVIDITVLGEPDLSKQVVVPPDGKITYPLIGEIDVIGLTTQELANKLRERLKEFIKEPNVAVSIVKFSFNKFYVLGEVAKPGEYDLVPGIGLREAIALAGGLKPEADTSSLILLNKEGKKEIINFDEILMGGEDMKLNPGDTIIVPTAVVSVIGEVRLPGQVTLFKGAKLMEIIAKCGGLTENADISNISITRAGKTIYIDLSNLKSSKTDELTLQPGDVIYVPRGNIKVVVMGEVGKPGIYTISQVNAHLLDVLALAGGLRSTAEERAITITRQKEEGNEKITIDLRRASRGDPSQNIELKNNDIVFVPAKKQIEWSKYLPIFSILYYITYITKR, translated from the coding sequence ATGAAGAAGCTTATTTTATCTATCTTATTATTTTTGGTTCTTGGCGGAGCGTTCGCTGTTGAGCCTTATAGAATATCGCCATCGGATGTGATAGACATCACTGTTTTGGGTGAACCTGACCTCTCCAAGCAAGTTGTCGTCCCTCCAGACGGGAAGATAACCTATCCCCTTATTGGTGAAATAGATGTTATTGGTCTAACAACTCAGGAGCTTGCTAATAAGTTGAGGGAGAGGCTTAAGGAATTCATCAAGGAGCCAAATGTCGCTGTTTCAATCGTCAAATTCAGCTTCAATAAATTCTATGTATTAGGGGAGGTAGCTAAGCCAGGGGAATATGACCTAGTGCCCGGCATAGGTTTGAGAGAAGCAATAGCCTTAGCTGGCGGATTGAAACCCGAGGCCGACACGAGTTCCCTCATCCTCTTAAATAAGGAAGGCAAAAAGGAAATAATAAATTTTGACGAAATTTTAATGGGTGGGGAAGACATGAAGCTTAACCCGGGAGATACCATTATAGTGCCCACGGCAGTTGTATCGGTTATTGGAGAGGTAAGGCTACCGGGGCAGGTTACCCTCTTTAAGGGAGCTAAACTTATGGAGATAATAGCAAAGTGTGGAGGACTCACGGAAAACGCCGACATCTCAAATATATCAATTACAAGGGCGGGAAAGACGATATATATTGACCTCTCAAATCTAAAGTCGTCAAAGACCGATGAACTAACGCTTCAACCTGGCGATGTAATCTATGTCCCAAGGGGGAATATAAAGGTGGTCGTGATGGGTGAAGTGGGAAAACCGGGAATTTACACCATTTCCCAGGTGAATGCACATCTCCTTGATGTCCTTGCACTCGCAGGTGGTTTGAGGTCAACAGCAGAGGAAAGGGCAATCACGATAACCCGTCAAAAAGAAGAAGGGAACGAGAAGATAACCATAGACCTACGCCGAGCGTCCAGAGGGGACCCATCTCAAAACATTGAGCTGAAAAATAACGATATAGTTTTCGTTCCAGCAAAGAAGCAGATAGAGTGGTCTAAATATCTTCCTATTTTCTCAATCCTTTATTACATCACCTACATCACCAAGCGTTGA
- the galT gene encoding galactose-1-phosphate uridylyltransferase, with protein sequence MKKKSPELRQEPCTKRWVIISPQRAKRPHSWGKEEGEKFELPEWDASCPFCPGNEAQTPPEIFSLKDEKGWRTRVIPNKYPALSPSEEPVQIEEKDPFVWLTGRGRHEVVIESPIHNHTWGNMGVRQMEDVIFCFLERYRSLREDKRVKYICIFRNHGERAGTSIIHPHSQIIATPIVPEQIRTEVEEARRYYDDRLRCAYCDVTRRELEEGKRLVLETEHYVVFAPFASRMPFEVWVVPKTHRPSFDFINREEEKDLALVLENLFKAFYEGLNDPHYNFLIHSAPLRDSCEDYYHWHIEVLPRITVQAGFELGTGIYINTTFPEEAAEYLRGYIKI encoded by the coding sequence TTGAAGAAGAAAAGCCCTGAATTAAGACAGGAACCCTGCACTAAGCGTTGGGTGATAATTTCACCCCAACGAGCCAAGCGTCCCCATAGTTGGGGAAAGGAGGAAGGGGAGAAGTTTGAGCTACCGGAATGGGATGCCAGTTGTCCATTTTGTCCCGGGAACGAGGCTCAGACGCCGCCAGAAATCTTCTCGTTAAAGGATGAGAAAGGCTGGAGGACGAGAGTTATACCCAACAAATACCCTGCATTAAGTCCGAGTGAAGAGCCAGTTCAAATAGAGGAAAAAGACCCTTTTGTTTGGTTAACGGGAAGGGGGAGGCATGAGGTAGTCATAGAATCGCCCATTCATAACCATACATGGGGAAATATGGGAGTAAGGCAGATGGAGGATGTTATTTTCTGCTTTTTAGAGAGATATCGCTCCTTGCGAGAGGACAAGAGAGTAAAATACATCTGCATATTTAGAAATCACGGAGAAAGAGCGGGAACGTCTATAATTCATCCCCATTCCCAAATAATAGCCACTCCAATAGTTCCCGAGCAGATAAGAACAGAGGTTGAGGAAGCGAGGAGATATTACGATGACAGGCTTCGTTGCGCTTATTGCGATGTCACAAGAAGGGAGTTAGAAGAAGGAAAGCGATTGGTTTTGGAAACGGAGCATTATGTTGTCTTTGCTCCCTTCGCCTCTCGGATGCCCTTTGAAGTCTGGGTAGTCCCGAAAACGCATAGACCTTCTTTTGATTTCATAAATAGGGAGGAGGAAAAGGATTTAGCATTGGTCTTAGAGAATTTATTTAAAGCTTTTTATGAAGGGCTTAACGACCCCCATTACAACTTTCTTATTCACTCTGCTCCTCTGCGGGATTCCTGTGAGGATTACTATCATTGGCATATAGAGGTGCTTCCTCGCATCACAGTTCAGGCAGGATTTGAATTGGGAACGGGGATATACATCAACACGACTTTCCCCGAGGAAGCCGCTGAGTACCTCCGGGGGTACATAAAGATTTGA